One genomic segment of Deinococcus radiopugnans ATCC 19172 includes these proteins:
- a CDS encoding M42 family metallopeptidase, translating to MAKSKTGSSAAPTSSDSELRLDVLMDLSNLPGVPGQEDAVRDFVLAELDGLADDVRVDAMGNVIATRNGSGGKKKDGRERVMVSAHMDEIGFLVRFIDDKGFLRVQALGGFDTRNLFARDVTVHARGGALPGILTPGGKPVHIASAEERKKIPEVKEFFIDLGLDAEEVKRRVRVGDMVTLDHTARRVGSLVCGKAMDDRASVFMLLEVLRHFRKTPPKHDLIAVFSVQEEVGLRGAHTAAYGVEPTVGIGLDVTLAVDTPGVGPDEAVTRMGEGIGIKVFDSSMISTRSLVDEFYDLAEGQGIRAQMEVLAQGGTDGAAIQRSRAGVPTLTLSLPTRYIHSVVEAVHVDDLRSGVDLLVAYLG from the coding sequence ATGGCAAAATCCAAGACTGGTTCCAGCGCCGCGCCCACGTCCTCCGACTCGGAGCTGAGGTTAGATGTCCTGATGGACCTCTCGAACCTCCCCGGCGTGCCCGGACAGGAGGACGCCGTGCGCGACTTCGTGCTGGCCGAGCTGGACGGGCTGGCCGACGACGTGCGCGTGGACGCGATGGGCAACGTGATCGCCACCCGCAACGGCAGCGGCGGCAAGAAGAAGGACGGCCGCGAACGCGTGATGGTCAGCGCCCACATGGACGAGATCGGCTTTCTGGTGCGCTTCATCGACGATAAGGGCTTCCTGCGCGTGCAGGCGCTGGGCGGCTTCGACACCCGCAACCTGTTCGCGCGCGACGTGACCGTCCATGCGCGCGGCGGGGCGCTGCCGGGCATCCTGACCCCCGGCGGCAAGCCGGTGCATATCGCCAGCGCCGAGGAACGCAAGAAGATTCCCGAGGTCAAGGAGTTCTTTATTGACCTGGGCCTGGACGCCGAGGAGGTCAAGCGCCGCGTGCGCGTGGGCGACATGGTCACGCTGGATCACACGGCCCGCCGCGTCGGCTCGCTGGTCTGCGGCAAGGCGATGGATGACCGCGCCTCGGTCTTTATGCTGCTCGAAGTCCTGCGTCACTTCCGCAAGACGCCGCCCAAGCATGACCTGATCGCCGTCTTCTCTGTTCAGGAAGAAGTGGGCCTGCGCGGGGCGCACACCGCTGCTTACGGCGTCGAACCCACCGTGGGCATCGGCCTGGACGTAACCCTGGCGGTGGACACTCCCGGCGTCGGCCCCGACGAGGCGGTCACGCGCATGGGCGAGGGCATCGGCATCAAGGTCTTCGATTCCAGCATGATCTCCACCCGCAGCCTGGTGGACGAGTTCTACGATCTGGCCGAGGGTCAGGGCATCCGCGCCCAGATGGAAGTGCTGGCCCAGGGCGGCACCGACGGCGCGGCCATCCAGCGCAGCCGGGCGGGCGTGCCGACACTCACGCTTAGCCTGCCGACGCGCTACATCCACAGCGTCGTGGAGGCCGTGCATGTGGACGATCTGCGCTCCGGGGTGGACCTGCTGGTGGCGTACCTGGGCTGA
- the gatB gene encoding Asp-tRNA(Asn)/Glu-tRNA(Gln) amidotransferase subunit GatB: MSQAAPSQKTQASTAQPYAVVIGLEVHLQLRTRSKIFSDCPADYHGAAPNTFTDPLTLGLPGTLPTLNREAVELGLMFGLGLNCDVSGFTQFHRKNYFYPDAPKNFQLSQYDRPIARDGYLDIAGTRIRIKRAHLEDDAGKLMHPAYAPYSLLDLNRAGSPLIEMVTEADITGAEQARAFLETVQAIAQALGVSDATPEEGKMRCDVNLSVHKPGEPWGTKCEVKNLNSFRSVERAIEYETARQTRVLDAGGRITQDTLGWDEGGGKTFLMRTKEGEADYRYFPEPDLPPLDITPEWIERLKARMPELPAQKRTRYLAAGVRENDAATLSLNVEQSRFYDEALEAGADAQKLANWLLTDVAGTLASAETSLSQSALQPAHLASLVRLIDAGTISGKIAKDLLPDVLAGHDPAALVQERGLSVVTDTDAIDAAIDAAMSADPATVEKVRGGNAKAMNALFGPVMKAMGGKAKPEVVRERLTHKLGV; this comes from the coding sequence ATGTCTCAAGCGGCCCCGTCCCAAAAAACCCAGGCTTCAACAGCCCAGCCCTACGCGGTGGTGATCGGCCTGGAAGTTCACCTGCAACTGCGGACGCGCAGCAAGATTTTCAGCGACTGCCCCGCCGACTACCACGGCGCGGCCCCCAACACCTTCACCGATCCGCTGACGCTGGGGTTGCCCGGCACCCTGCCCACCCTCAACCGCGAGGCGGTGGAACTGGGATTGATGTTCGGCCTGGGCCTGAACTGCGACGTGTCGGGCTTTACGCAGTTTCACCGCAAGAACTACTTCTACCCCGACGCGCCCAAGAATTTTCAGCTGTCGCAGTACGACCGCCCGATTGCGCGCGACGGCTATCTGGACATCGCCGGGACGCGCATCCGCATCAAGCGTGCCCATCTGGAGGATGACGCGGGCAAACTGATGCACCCCGCCTACGCGCCCTACAGCCTGCTGGACCTCAACCGCGCCGGCTCGCCGCTGATCGAGATGGTCACCGAGGCCGACATCACGGGCGCTGAGCAGGCCCGCGCCTTTCTGGAAACCGTGCAGGCCATCGCGCAGGCGTTGGGGGTCAGCGACGCCACCCCCGAGGAAGGCAAGATGCGCTGCGACGTGAACCTCAGCGTTCACAAGCCCGGCGAGCCGTGGGGCACCAAGTGCGAGGTCAAGAACCTCAACTCGTTCCGCAGTGTGGAGCGGGCCATCGAGTACGAGACGGCGCGGCAAACGCGGGTGCTGGACGCAGGCGGGCGCATCACGCAGGACACGCTGGGCTGGGACGAGGGCGGCGGCAAGACCTTCCTGATGCGGACCAAGGAGGGCGAGGCCGATTACCGCTACTTCCCCGAGCCGGACCTGCCCCCGCTGGACATCACCCCCGAATGGATCGAGCGTTTGAAGGCACGGATGCCCGAACTGCCCGCGCAGAAGCGGACACGGTACCTGGCGGCGGGGGTGCGCGAGAACGACGCGGCCACGCTGAGCCTGAACGTGGAGCAGTCGCGCTTCTACGACGAGGCGCTGGAGGCTGGGGCCGACGCGCAGAAGCTGGCGAATTGGCTGCTGACCGACGTGGCGGGGACGCTGGCCTCGGCCGAAACGAGCCTGAGTCAGTCGGCGCTGCAACCCGCCCACCTCGCCTCGCTGGTGCGGCTGATCGACGCCGGGACCATCAGCGGCAAGATCGCCAAGGACCTGCTGCCGGACGTGCTGGCCGGGCACGATCCCGCCGCGCTGGTGCAGGAGCGCGGCCTGAGCGTGGTCACCGACACCGACGCCATCGACGCGGCCATCGACGCCGCCATGAGCGCTGACCCGGCCACCGTGGAGAAGGTGCGCGGCGGCAATGCCAAGGCCATGAACGCGCTGTTCGGCCCGGTGATGAAGGCGATGGGGGGCAAGGCCAAACCCGAAGTGGTGCGCGAACGCCTGACGCACAAGCTGGGGGTGTGA
- the pth gene encoding aminoacyl-tRNA hydrolase: MKLVVGLGNPGLKYAQTRHNVGWLVVDEVARRAGGTWLKEKDAEVCEVRLGPAPGEKVLLVKPQTFMNASGKAVAPLFSFYKLELGDLLAVQDDLDSPFGLLKFRMGGRHGGQNGVRDMIRLLGSEGFARLKVGISRPPPGRDPADWVLSKWHPDEAATLAELVRLGANAVEVWAAQGLAEAQGRFNGTDLRPKPPAPTPPASSESEPQDAEAPAKPVQGVP; encoded by the coding sequence ATGAAGCTCGTCGTGGGTCTCGGAAATCCCGGCCTGAAGTATGCCCAGACCCGCCACAACGTCGGCTGGCTGGTGGTGGACGAGGTGGCCCGCCGCGCCGGGGGAACGTGGCTGAAGGAGAAGGACGCCGAGGTCTGCGAGGTTCGCCTCGGCCCCGCCCCCGGCGAGAAGGTGCTGCTGGTCAAGCCGCAGACGTTCATGAACGCCTCGGGCAAGGCGGTGGCGCCGCTGTTTTCCTTCTACAAGCTGGAGCTGGGCGACTTGCTGGCCGTGCAGGACGATCTGGACAGCCCCTTCGGCCTCCTGAAATTCCGCATGGGCGGGCGGCACGGCGGGCAGAACGGCGTGCGCGACATGATCCGCCTGCTGGGTTCGGAGGGCTTCGCGCGGCTGAAAGTGGGCATCTCGCGCCCGCCCCCTGGCCGAGACCCGGCCGACTGGGTGCTGAGCAAATGGCACCCGGACGAGGCCGCGACGCTGGCCGAGCTGGTGCGGCTGGGCGCGAACGCGGTGGAGGTCTGGGCGGCGCAGGGACTGGCCGAGGCGCAGGGGCGGTTCAACGGCACCGATCTGCGGCCCAAACCCCCAGCCCCTACCCCGCCCGCGTCCAGCGAAAGCGAACCTCAAGACGCAGAGGCCCCGGCCAAACCCGTTCAGGGCGTACCCTGA
- a CDS encoding cytochrome P450 produces the protein MTMSQPMTQERAAAVGSAVNALWDPNSLANPYPAYERVRALGEGGVLEAQFPDWKALFLTGHAACSAVLRSPHALSGNGIQNLDGERSEGVRLLQSMMLFHNGLSHQRLRGLVSSAFTPRVVEEQRELVRLLLDTLLDDLAAKGGGDIVAELSNPLPARVIMGMLGLHGDDEARFVGWTQSVADLLGGMNQSPELMARIDADAREMRAFFQDLAEELRANPQPGLLSAMSAVQDGGERLSGDELLSNAVLLLAAGHETTSNLIPGGLLELSRQPDAWAALVENPRHPNVADELLRVVSPVQFDGRTLSADVSVGDRRLPGGNLAQLILGAANRDPGVFSDPDRIDWERPNSNRHLALAAGPHYCLGASLARLEISETFAALATRFPNLRVTDANPPFKPNPVLRGVQRLDVGVD, from the coding sequence ATGACCATGTCTCAGCCTATGACCCAGGAGCGCGCCGCCGCCGTTGGCAGCGCCGTCAATGCCCTGTGGGACCCGAATTCGCTGGCCAATCCCTATCCTGCCTACGAGCGGGTGCGGGCGCTGGGCGAGGGCGGCGTGCTGGAGGCGCAGTTCCCCGACTGGAAGGCCCTGTTCCTGACCGGTCACGCGGCCTGCTCGGCGGTGCTGCGCTCACCGCATGCCCTGAGCGGCAACGGCATTCAGAATCTGGACGGCGAGCGTTCCGAGGGCGTGCGCCTGCTGCAGTCCATGATGCTGTTCCACAACGGCCTGTCGCACCAGCGGCTGCGCGGTCTGGTCAGCTCGGCCTTCACGCCCCGAGTGGTGGAGGAACAACGGGAACTGGTGCGCTTGCTGCTGGACACGCTGCTGGACGATCTGGCCGCAAAGGGCGGCGGCGATATCGTGGCCGAGCTGTCCAACCCGCTGCCCGCCCGCGTGATCATGGGGATGCTGGGCCTGCACGGCGACGACGAGGCCCGTTTCGTGGGCTGGACGCAGAGCGTGGCCGATCTGTTGGGCGGCATGAACCAGTCCCCGGAACTGATGGCCCGCATCGACGCCGACGCCCGCGAGATGCGCGCCTTCTTTCAGGATCTGGCCGAGGAACTGCGTGCCAACCCGCAACCCGGCCTGCTGAGCGCCATGAGTGCCGTGCAGGACGGCGGCGAGCGCCTGAGCGGCGACGAGCTGCTGTCCAATGCCGTGCTGCTGCTGGCCGCCGGGCACGAGACCACCAGCAACCTGATTCCCGGCGGCCTGCTGGAACTCTCGCGCCAGCCGGACGCCTGGGCCGCCCTGGTGGAAAACCCCCGCCACCCCAACGTGGCCGACGAACTGCTGCGCGTCGTCTCCCCGGTGCAGTTCGATGGCCGCACCCTGAGCGCGGACGTGAGCGTGGGCGACAGAAGGCTGCCCGGCGGCAACCTCGCGCAGCTGATTCTGGGAGCCGCCAACCGTGATCCGGGGGTCTTCAGCGATCCTGACCGTATCGACTGGGAGCGCCCGAACAGCAACCGCCATCTGGCGCTGGCTGCCGGGCCGCACTACTGCCTGGGGGCCAGTCTGGCGCGGCTGGAAATCAGCGAGACGTTTGCCGCCCTCGCCACGCGCTTTCCCAACCTCCGGGTCACCGACGCCAACCCGCCCTTCAAGCCCAACCCGGTGCTGCGCGGCGTGCAGCGGCTGGACGTGGGGGTGGACTGA
- the lpdA gene encoding dihydrolipoyl dehydrogenase, with product MTKQMDFDVLVIGAGPGGYHAAIRAAQLGLKVACAEREYLGGVCLNVGCIPTKAMLHAGEQIAAARHAADFGLTFGEQNLNIAKLNGWKDGIVKKLTGGVGALFKANKVTHLIGEASFVDPHTVKVGDKTYTASNFIIATGSEPAKLPGLEVDQQVIVDSTGALVMPDPVPARMLCVGGGVIGFEFSHVYNNMGSKVKVIEFLPNIIPGADADAVREFGKIMKKQGIEIATETKANRAEKKSDGVHVELENVKTGEKTTEVFDRVLVAVGRRPRTDGLNIQATGATVTDRGFVPANTRQQTNVPHIYSIGDVAGNPMLAHKAMKEGLVAAEVIAGKPAEQDAVAIPGVVYTSPELAWVGLTEAEAKEKGYEVKTGVFPMSASGRAMTLQATDGFVKMVVEKDTDLLLGVHIVAPHASDLLGEAGLALEMAATASDIALTIHAHPTLGEAVLEAAEAVHKQAIHIMNR from the coding sequence ATGACCAAACAGATGGATTTTGACGTCCTGGTAATCGGTGCTGGCCCCGGCGGCTACCACGCGGCCATCCGCGCCGCGCAGCTGGGCCTGAAAGTCGCCTGCGCCGAGCGCGAGTACCTGGGCGGCGTGTGCCTGAACGTGGGCTGCATTCCCACCAAGGCCATGCTGCACGCGGGCGAGCAGATCGCCGCCGCCCGCCACGCCGCCGACTTCGGCCTGACCTTCGGCGAGCAGAACCTGAACATCGCCAAGCTCAACGGCTGGAAAGACGGCATCGTCAAGAAGCTGACCGGCGGCGTGGGCGCGCTGTTCAAGGCCAACAAGGTCACGCACCTGATCGGCGAGGCCAGCTTCGTCGATCCCCACACCGTCAAGGTGGGCGACAAGACTTATACCGCCTCCAACTTCATCATCGCCACCGGCTCCGAACCCGCCAAGCTGCCGGGGCTGGAGGTGGATCAGCAGGTGATCGTGGACAGCACCGGCGCGCTGGTGATGCCTGACCCGGTGCCCGCGCGGATGCTGTGCGTGGGCGGCGGCGTGATCGGCTTCGAGTTCTCGCACGTGTACAACAACATGGGCAGCAAGGTGAAGGTCATCGAGTTCCTGCCCAACATCATTCCTGGCGCCGACGCCGACGCGGTCAGGGAATTCGGCAAGATCATGAAGAAGCAGGGCATCGAGATCGCCACCGAAACCAAGGCCAACCGGGCCGAGAAGAAGAGCGACGGCGTGCATGTCGAGCTGGAGAACGTCAAGACCGGCGAGAAAACCACGGAAGTCTTTGACCGCGTGCTGGTGGCCGTAGGCCGCCGCCCGCGCACCGACGGCCTGAACATCCAGGCGACGGGCGCCACCGTCACGGATCGTGGGTTTGTGCCCGCCAATACCCGCCAGCAGACCAACGTGCCGCACATCTACAGCATCGGTGACGTGGCCGGCAACCCAATGCTGGCGCACAAGGCCATGAAGGAGGGGCTGGTGGCCGCCGAGGTGATCGCCGGCAAACCCGCCGAGCAGGACGCCGTCGCCATTCCCGGCGTGGTCTACACCAGCCCCGAACTGGCCTGGGTGGGCCTGACCGAAGCCGAGGCCAAGGAAAAGGGCTACGAGGTCAAAACCGGCGTGTTCCCCATGAGTGCGTCGGGCCGCGCCATGACCCTGCAAGCCACCGACGGCTTCGTGAAGATGGTGGTGGAAAAGGACACCGACTTGCTGCTGGGCGTGCATATCGTGGCCCCGCACGCCTCTGACCTGCTGGGCGAGGCGGGCCTGGCCCTGGAAATGGCCGCCACCGCCAGCGACATCGCCCTGACGATCCACGCCCACCCCACCCTGGGCGAGGCCGTGCTGGAAGCGGCGGAGGCCGTGCACAAGCAGGCCATCCATATCATGAACCGCTGA
- a CDS encoding DUF427 domain-containing protein: MFRSRPRPDKPRAGQESVWDYPRPPRLERSHRRIEIWLGGQKIADTTAAYRVLETSHPPGYYLPPDAFAPGVLSRAQGRSVCEFKGAATYWTLSAGGRVAEAAGWSYEDPTPAFREMAGYIAVYPGRMDECRVDGETVVPQPGTFYGGWITSDVVGPFKGEAGTMGW, encoded by the coding sequence ATGTTCCGTTCCCGTCCCAGACCCGACAAACCCCGCGCTGGTCAGGAAAGCGTATGGGACTACCCGCGCCCGCCCCGGCTGGAGCGCAGCCACAGACGCATCGAGATCTGGCTGGGCGGCCAGAAGATCGCCGACACCACAGCCGCCTACCGCGTGCTGGAAACCAGCCATCCCCCCGGCTACTACCTGCCGCCGGACGCCTTTGCGCCGGGCGTGCTGAGCCGCGCCCAGGGCCGCAGCGTCTGCGAATTTAAGGGGGCAGCAACGTACTGGACGCTCTCGGCGGGCGGCAGGGTGGCCGAGGCGGCGGGCTGGAGCTACGAAGACCCGACGCCCGCCTTCCGCGAGATGGCTGGCTACATCGCCGTCTATCCGGGCCGCATGGACGAGTGCCGCGTGGACGGCGAGACGGTGGTGCCGCAGCCCGGAACGTTCTATGGCGGCTGGATCACCTCGGACGTGGTGGGGCCGTTCAAGGGCGAGGCGGGAACGATGGGCTGGTAA